In Falco naumanni isolate bFalNau1 chromosome 16, bFalNau1.pat, whole genome shotgun sequence, a single window of DNA contains:
- the USP28 gene encoding ubiquitin carboxyl-terminal hydrolase 28 isoform X2, producing MLLNQLKEITGIQDSAFLHAALKAANGDLMEAVTFLTEEHTQEPAQDMPAAEPAAWEGSAVGKQLLQNVTTALTPNNKDDLHAGDAFRPLELPKAQAEERDAAERPQEAHCAETKNRSKRKRCEVWGENPKQNDWRRTGDWPVGMKNIGNTCWFSAVIQSLFQLSEFRRLVLGYSLPQNVLESCRSHTGKRNIAFMQELQCLFALMLGTRRKFVDPSAALELLRDAFRSTEEQQQDVSEFTHKLLDWLEDAFQLAVNVRSPGNKSENPMVQLFYGTFLTEGVHEGNTFSKIETFGQYPLQVNGYRNLNECLEGAMVEGEMDEATAAQSVKYGQERWFTKLPPVLTFELSRFEFNQSLGQPEKIHTKLEFPQTIYMDRYLHCSKELIQMKREEIKRLKEQMVILQQKLERYMKYGSGPARFPLPDMLQYVLEFVTTKPAAGVSSAQGSQTALLQAQAEPHILDVPSQPNGILERKNTRTEDGACFSANSSPQQKLSRPLQASGSPVERSEHPAPHMVSEEELKLVRTCLQRWRNEIEQDVQDLKESIARINRSIEQMYCDPLLQQVPYHLHAVLVHEGQANSGHYWAFIYDQSRKSWLKYNDISVTESSWEELERDSFGGLKNASAYCLMYISDKVSHFAAGEDDGPEVGQFQREVEALPPELRHYIQEDNWQLEQEAEEWEEEQSCKIPQMEPSPASESQDLSSESGPDQTSVCEQSMRSLSSEHAMIAKEQTAKAIANTADAYEKNGVEAALCEPKEVDPKKAQLGETAVQAEQPQDAKEMVSATQTSSQVSEVEIPSVGKIPVRSDADGYNEEVMLSPAMQGVILAIAKARQTFDRDGSEAGLVKAFHEEYSRLYLLAKETPTPQNDARLQHVLIYFLQNNAPQQVVERTLLEQFADKNLSYDERSISIMKVARAKLREIGPDDVDMEEYKRWHEDYSLFRKVSVYLLTGLELYQNRKYQESLTYLVYAYQSNTKLLRKGASRGVSESLIGLYRRKCLLKLNEVAASLFVSCEEVHVAEGISILNELIIPCMHLMNNFEISKEDLDAIEVMRSRWCSYLGREDMDAKLQMKLGELLPRLLDGSTEVIVLKEPPKIRPNSPYDLCSRFAAVMESIHGASTVTVK from the exons ATGCTTCTAAACCAGCTGAAAGAGATCACAGGAATTCAAgactctgcttttcttcacgCAGCTCTAAAG GCGGCTAATGGAGACCTAATGGAAGCAGTCACCTTCCTGACAGAGGAGCACACTCAGGAGCCAGCCCAAGACATGCCTGCTGCCGAGCCGGCCGCTTGGGAAGGGAGCGCCGTGGGCAAACAGCTCCTGCAAA ATGTTACTACTGCACTTACCCCTAACAACAAAGATGACCTCCACGCAGGCGACGCCTTCAGACCCCTGGAGTTGCCAAAAGCTCAGGCTGAAGAAAGAGATGCTGCTGAAAG ACCACAGGAAGCACATTGTGCTGAAACAAAAAATCGCTCCAAGAGGAAACGCTGTGAAGTCTGGGGAGAGAACCCCAAGCAAAATGACTGGAGAAGAACGGGAGACTGGCCTGTTGGAATGAAGAATATTGGAAATACATGTTGGTTTAGTGCTGTCATACAG tCTCTGTTTCAGTTGTCAGAATTTCGGAGGCTGGTCCTTGGATACTCCCTCCCACAAAATGTGCTTGAAAGTTGCCGTAGTCACACT ggaaaaagaaatattgcattCATGCAAGAACTTCAGTGTCTGTTTGCTTTAATGCTGGGGACACGTCGTAAGTTTGTAGACCCTTCTGCAGCACTGGAACTCTTGAGGGATGCGTTTAGATCCACTGAAGAACAGCAG CAAGATGTGAGTGAATTTACACATAAACTACTGGACTGGCTGGAGGATGCATTCCAGCTTGCTGTGAATGTCAG GAGTCCGGGCAACAAATCTGAAAACCCAATGGTACAGCTTTTCTATGGGACTTTCTTGACTGAGGGTGTCCATGAGG GCAATACTTTTTCCAAGATTGAAACCTTTGGTCAGTATCCCCTTCAGGTAAATGGTTATCGAAACTTGAATGAGTGCTTGGAAGGAGCCATGGTGGAGGGAGAGATGGATGAGGCAACGGCAGCTCAGTCAGTGAAGTACGGACAGGAG CGCTGGTTTACAAAACTCCCACCAGTATTGACCTTTGAACTCTCCCGATTTGAGTTCAATCAGTCACTAGGACAACCAGAGAAAATTCACACCAAGCTAGAATTTCCCCAGACTATTTATATGGACAG GTACCTCCACTGCAGTAAAGAGCTTATTCAgatgaagagagaagaaatcaaGAGACTGAAGGAACAAATGGTGATTCTGCAGCAGAAACTGGAAAG GTATATGAAATACGGCTCTGGCCCAGCCCGCTTTCCACTGCCTGACATGCTCCAGTATGTTCTCGAATTCGTCACTACAAAGCCAGCTGCAGGTGTTTCTTCGGCTCAGGGCTCTCAGACAGCACTCCTGCAGGCCCAAGCTGAGCCTCACATTTTGGACGTGCCTTCACAGCCAAATGG CATACTAGAAAGGAAGAATACTAGGACCGAAGATGGAGCTTGCTTTTCAGCAAATTCTTCACCACAGCAAAAATTGAGTAGGCCACTCCAAGCTTCTGGTTCACCAGTGGAAAGGTCAGAACATCCAGCTCCTCACATGGTTTCTGAGGAAGAGCTGAAGCTTGTTAGGACGTGTCTGCAGCGATGGAGAAATGAGATCGAACAGGACGTGCAAG ATCTGAAGGAGTCTATCGCCAGAATCAACCGGTCCATTGAACAAATGTACTGTGACCCTCTCCTCCAACAG GTTCCCTACCATCTGCATGCAGTCTTGGTACACGAAGGACAAGCAAATTCTGGTCACTACTGGGCCTTCATATATGACCAGTCTCGAAAAAGCTGGCTCAAATACAATGACATCTCAGTGACAGAATCATCGTGGGAAGAATTGGAGAGAGATTCATTTGGAGGCTTGAAAAATGCCAGCGCCTACTGCCTGATGTACATAAGTGATAAGGTGTCCCACTTTGCAGCAG GTGAGGATGATGGCCCAGAGGTTGGACAGTTTCAGAGGGAGGTGGAAGCCTTGCCCCCAGAGCTGAGACACTACATCCAGGAGGACAACTGGCAACTcgagcaggaggcagaggagtgGGAAGAGGAGCAATCTTGCAAGATTCCTCAGATGGAGCCTTCACCTGCTTCTGAGTCGCAGGACCTCTCTTCCGAATCAGGACCAG ATCAGACTTCAGTCTGTGAGCAGAGCATGCGCTCTCTGTCCTCTGAACACGCCATGATTGCCAAGGAGCAGACTGCCAAGGCCATCGCAAACACCGCCGACGCCTATGAAAAGAACGGTGTCGAGGCAGCTCTCTGCGAG CCCAAGGAGGTAGATCCAAAGAAGGCCCAACTGGGAGAAACAGCAGTTCAGGCAGAACAACCGCAGGATGCTAAGGAAATGGTGTCTGCTACCCAAACTAGCTCACAGGTCTCTGAAGTGGAAATTCCCAGTGTGGGGAAGATTCCTGTTAGATCTGATGCAGACGGATATAATGAGGAG GTGATGCTGAGTCCAGCCATGCAAGGTGTCATCCTGGCTATTGCAAAAGCCCGCCAGACCTTTGATCGAGATGGGTCTGAAGCGGGGCTTGTTAAG GCGTTCCATGAGGAGTACTCCCGGCTCTACCTGCTTGCCAAAGAGACCCCAACCCCTCAGAACGACGCCCGGTTGCAACATGTGCTCATTTACTTCCTGCAAAACAATGCTCCCCAGCAGGTGGTAGAACGTACCCTGCTTGAGCAGTTTGCGGACAAAAACCTCAGCTATGACGAAAG GTCAATTAGCATTATGAAGGTGGCACGAGCAAAGCTGAGAGAAATTGGACCTGATGATGTCGATATGGAGGAGTACAAG AGATGGCATGAAGACTACAGCCTTTTTCGCAAGGTGTCAGTTTACCTGCTGACAGGGTTGGAGCTGTACCAGAATAGAAA GTACCAGGAGTCACTCACCTACCTGGTCTATGCCTACCAAAGCAACACGAAGCTGCTGAGGAAAGGAGCCAGCAGAGGAGTGAGCGAATCACTGATTGGCTTGTACAGAAGGAAGTGTCTCCTG AAGCTGAACGAGGTGGCAGCATCGCTCTTCGTAAGTTGTGAAGAAGTTCATGTGGCCGAGGGCATTAGCATCCTGAATGAGCTGATCATCCCCTGCATGCACCTCATGAATAACTTTGAGATCTCCAAAGAGGACCTGGATGCTATCGAGGTCATGAGAAGCCGCTGGTGCTCCTATTTGGGACGAGAAGACATGGATG CAAAACTGCAGATGAAGCTGGGCGAATTGCTTCCCCGGCTCCTCGACGGCTCCACCGAGGTCATTGTGCTGAAAGAGCCCCCGAAGATCCGGCCCAACTCCCCCTACGACCTCTGCAGCCGGTTTGCAGCCGTGATGGAGTCCATTCACGGGGCCTCGACTGTGACTGTGAAGTAG
- the USP28 gene encoding ubiquitin carboxyl-terminal hydrolase 28 isoform X3 yields MPAQLRAAGGGGGVDCQMLLNQLKEITGIQDSAFLHAALKAANGDLMEAVTFLTEEHTQEPAQDMPAAEPAAWEGSAVGKQLLQNVTTALTPNNKDDLHAGDAFRPLELPKAQAEERDAAERPQEAHCAETKNRSKRKRCEVWGENPKQNDWRRTGDWPVGMKNIGNTCWFSAVIQSLFQLSEFRRLVLGYSLPQNVLESCRSHTQDVSEFTHKLLDWLEDAFQLAVNVRSPGNKSENPMVQLFYGTFLTEGVHEGNTFSKIETFGQYPLQVNGYRNLNECLEGAMVEGEMDEATAAQSVKYGQERWFTKLPPVLTFELSRFEFNQSLGQPEKIHTKLEFPQTIYMDRYLHCSKELIQMKREEIKRLKEQMVILQQKLERYMKYGSGPARFPLPDMLQYVLEFVTTKPAAGVSSAQGSQTALLQAQAEPHILDVPSQPNGILERKNTRTEDGACFSANSSPQQKLSRPLQASGSPVERSEHPAPHMVSEEELKLVRTCLQRWRNEIEQDVQDLKESIARINRSIEQMYCDPLLQQVPYHLHAVLVHEGQANSGHYWAFIYDQSRKSWLKYNDISVTESSWEELERDSFGGLKNASAYCLMYISDKVSHFAAGEDDGPEVGQFQREVEALPPELRHYIQEDNWQLEQEAEEWEEEQSCKIPQMEPSPASESQDLSSESGPDQTSVCEQSMRSLSSEHAMIAKEQTAKAIANTADAYEKNGVEAALCEPKEVDPKKAQLGETAVQAEQPQDAKEMVSATQTSSQVSEVEIPSVGKIPVRSDADGYNEEVMLSPAMQGVILAIAKARQTFDRDGSEAGLVKAFHEEYSRLYLLAKETPTPQNDARLQHVLIYFLQNNAPQQVVERTLLEQFADKNLSYDERSISIMKVARAKLREIGPDDVDMEEYKRWHEDYSLFRKVSVYLLTGLELYQNRKYQESLTYLVYAYQSNTKLLRKGASRGVSESLIGLYRRKCLLKLNEVAASLFVSCEEVHVAEGISILNELIIPCMHLMNNFEISKEDLDAIEVMRSRWCSYLGREDMDAKLQMKLGELLPRLLDGSTEVIVLKEPPKIRPNSPYDLCSRFAAVMESIHGASTVTVK; encoded by the exons ATGCCGGCCCAGCTgcgggcagcgggcggcggcggcggcgtg GATTGCCAGATGCTTCTAAACCAGCTGAAAGAGATCACAGGAATTCAAgactctgcttttcttcacgCAGCTCTAAAG GCGGCTAATGGAGACCTAATGGAAGCAGTCACCTTCCTGACAGAGGAGCACACTCAGGAGCCAGCCCAAGACATGCCTGCTGCCGAGCCGGCCGCTTGGGAAGGGAGCGCCGTGGGCAAACAGCTCCTGCAAA ATGTTACTACTGCACTTACCCCTAACAACAAAGATGACCTCCACGCAGGCGACGCCTTCAGACCCCTGGAGTTGCCAAAAGCTCAGGCTGAAGAAAGAGATGCTGCTGAAAG ACCACAGGAAGCACATTGTGCTGAAACAAAAAATCGCTCCAAGAGGAAACGCTGTGAAGTCTGGGGAGAGAACCCCAAGCAAAATGACTGGAGAAGAACGGGAGACTGGCCTGTTGGAATGAAGAATATTGGAAATACATGTTGGTTTAGTGCTGTCATACAG tCTCTGTTTCAGTTGTCAGAATTTCGGAGGCTGGTCCTTGGATACTCCCTCCCACAAAATGTGCTTGAAAGTTGCCGTAGTCACACT CAAGATGTGAGTGAATTTACACATAAACTACTGGACTGGCTGGAGGATGCATTCCAGCTTGCTGTGAATGTCAG GAGTCCGGGCAACAAATCTGAAAACCCAATGGTACAGCTTTTCTATGGGACTTTCTTGACTGAGGGTGTCCATGAGG GCAATACTTTTTCCAAGATTGAAACCTTTGGTCAGTATCCCCTTCAGGTAAATGGTTATCGAAACTTGAATGAGTGCTTGGAAGGAGCCATGGTGGAGGGAGAGATGGATGAGGCAACGGCAGCTCAGTCAGTGAAGTACGGACAGGAG CGCTGGTTTACAAAACTCCCACCAGTATTGACCTTTGAACTCTCCCGATTTGAGTTCAATCAGTCACTAGGACAACCAGAGAAAATTCACACCAAGCTAGAATTTCCCCAGACTATTTATATGGACAG GTACCTCCACTGCAGTAAAGAGCTTATTCAgatgaagagagaagaaatcaaGAGACTGAAGGAACAAATGGTGATTCTGCAGCAGAAACTGGAAAG GTATATGAAATACGGCTCTGGCCCAGCCCGCTTTCCACTGCCTGACATGCTCCAGTATGTTCTCGAATTCGTCACTACAAAGCCAGCTGCAGGTGTTTCTTCGGCTCAGGGCTCTCAGACAGCACTCCTGCAGGCCCAAGCTGAGCCTCACATTTTGGACGTGCCTTCACAGCCAAATGG CATACTAGAAAGGAAGAATACTAGGACCGAAGATGGAGCTTGCTTTTCAGCAAATTCTTCACCACAGCAAAAATTGAGTAGGCCACTCCAAGCTTCTGGTTCACCAGTGGAAAGGTCAGAACATCCAGCTCCTCACATGGTTTCTGAGGAAGAGCTGAAGCTTGTTAGGACGTGTCTGCAGCGATGGAGAAATGAGATCGAACAGGACGTGCAAG ATCTGAAGGAGTCTATCGCCAGAATCAACCGGTCCATTGAACAAATGTACTGTGACCCTCTCCTCCAACAG GTTCCCTACCATCTGCATGCAGTCTTGGTACACGAAGGACAAGCAAATTCTGGTCACTACTGGGCCTTCATATATGACCAGTCTCGAAAAAGCTGGCTCAAATACAATGACATCTCAGTGACAGAATCATCGTGGGAAGAATTGGAGAGAGATTCATTTGGAGGCTTGAAAAATGCCAGCGCCTACTGCCTGATGTACATAAGTGATAAGGTGTCCCACTTTGCAGCAG GTGAGGATGATGGCCCAGAGGTTGGACAGTTTCAGAGGGAGGTGGAAGCCTTGCCCCCAGAGCTGAGACACTACATCCAGGAGGACAACTGGCAACTcgagcaggaggcagaggagtgGGAAGAGGAGCAATCTTGCAAGATTCCTCAGATGGAGCCTTCACCTGCTTCTGAGTCGCAGGACCTCTCTTCCGAATCAGGACCAG ATCAGACTTCAGTCTGTGAGCAGAGCATGCGCTCTCTGTCCTCTGAACACGCCATGATTGCCAAGGAGCAGACTGCCAAGGCCATCGCAAACACCGCCGACGCCTATGAAAAGAACGGTGTCGAGGCAGCTCTCTGCGAG CCCAAGGAGGTAGATCCAAAGAAGGCCCAACTGGGAGAAACAGCAGTTCAGGCAGAACAACCGCAGGATGCTAAGGAAATGGTGTCTGCTACCCAAACTAGCTCACAGGTCTCTGAAGTGGAAATTCCCAGTGTGGGGAAGATTCCTGTTAGATCTGATGCAGACGGATATAATGAGGAG GTGATGCTGAGTCCAGCCATGCAAGGTGTCATCCTGGCTATTGCAAAAGCCCGCCAGACCTTTGATCGAGATGGGTCTGAAGCGGGGCTTGTTAAG GCGTTCCATGAGGAGTACTCCCGGCTCTACCTGCTTGCCAAAGAGACCCCAACCCCTCAGAACGACGCCCGGTTGCAACATGTGCTCATTTACTTCCTGCAAAACAATGCTCCCCAGCAGGTGGTAGAACGTACCCTGCTTGAGCAGTTTGCGGACAAAAACCTCAGCTATGACGAAAG GTCAATTAGCATTATGAAGGTGGCACGAGCAAAGCTGAGAGAAATTGGACCTGATGATGTCGATATGGAGGAGTACAAG AGATGGCATGAAGACTACAGCCTTTTTCGCAAGGTGTCAGTTTACCTGCTGACAGGGTTGGAGCTGTACCAGAATAGAAA GTACCAGGAGTCACTCACCTACCTGGTCTATGCCTACCAAAGCAACACGAAGCTGCTGAGGAAAGGAGCCAGCAGAGGAGTGAGCGAATCACTGATTGGCTTGTACAGAAGGAAGTGTCTCCTG AAGCTGAACGAGGTGGCAGCATCGCTCTTCGTAAGTTGTGAAGAAGTTCATGTGGCCGAGGGCATTAGCATCCTGAATGAGCTGATCATCCCCTGCATGCACCTCATGAATAACTTTGAGATCTCCAAAGAGGACCTGGATGCTATCGAGGTCATGAGAAGCCGCTGGTGCTCCTATTTGGGACGAGAAGACATGGATG CAAAACTGCAGATGAAGCTGGGCGAATTGCTTCCCCGGCTCCTCGACGGCTCCACCGAGGTCATTGTGCTGAAAGAGCCCCCGAAGATCCGGCCCAACTCCCCCTACGACCTCTGCAGCCGGTTTGCAGCCGTGATGGAGTCCATTCACGGGGCCTCGACTGTGACTGTGAAGTAG
- the USP28 gene encoding ubiquitin carboxyl-terminal hydrolase 28 isoform X5, whose translation MPAQLRAAGGGGGVDCQMLLNQLKEITGIQDSAFLHAALKAANGDLMEAVTFLTEEHTQEPAQDMPAAEPAAWEGSAVGKQLLQNVTTALTPNNKDDLHAGDAFRPLELPKAQAEERDAAERPQEAHCAETKNRSKRKRCEVWGENPKQNDWRRTGDWPVGMKNIGNTCWFSAVIQSLFQLSEFRRLVLGYSLPQNVLESCRSHTGKRNIAFMQELQCLFALMLGTRRKFVDPSAALELLRDAFRSTEEQQQDVSEFTHKLLDWLEDAFQLAVNVRSPGNKSENPMVQLFYGTFLTEGVHEGNTFSKIETFGQYPLQVNGYRNLNECLEGAMVEGEMDEATAAQSVKYGQERWFTKLPPVLTFELSRFEFNQSLGQPEKIHTKLEFPQTIYMDRYLHCSKELIQMKREEIKRLKEQMVILQQKLERYMKYGSGPARFPLPDMLQYVLEFVTTKPAAGVSSAQGSQTALLQAQAEPHILDVPSQPNGILERKNTRTEDGACFSANSSPQQKLSRPLQASGSPVERSEHPAPHMVSEEELKLVRTCLQRWRNEIEQDVQDLKESIARINRSIEQMYCDPLLQQVPYHLHAVLVHEGQANSGHYWAFIYDQSRKSWLKYNDISVTESSWEELERDSFGGLKNASAYCLMYISDKVSHFAAGEDDGPEVGQFQREVEALPPELRHYIQEDNWQLEQEAEEWEEEQSCKIPQMEPSPASESQDLSSESGPDQTSVCEQSMRSLSSEHAMIAKEQTAKAIANTADAYEKNGVEAALCEAFHEEYSRLYLLAKETPTPQNDARLQHVLIYFLQNNAPQQVVERTLLEQFADKNLSYDERSISIMKVARAKLREIGPDDVDMEEYKRWHEDYSLFRKVSVYLLTGLELYQNRKYQESLTYLVYAYQSNTKLLRKGASRGVSESLIGLYRRKCLLKLNEVAASLFVSCEEVHVAEGISILNELIIPCMHLMNNFEISKEDLDAIEVMRSRWCSYLGREDMDAKLQMKLGELLPRLLDGSTEVIVLKEPPKIRPNSPYDLCSRFAAVMESIHGASTVTVK comes from the exons ATGCCGGCCCAGCTgcgggcagcgggcggcggcggcggcgtg GATTGCCAGATGCTTCTAAACCAGCTGAAAGAGATCACAGGAATTCAAgactctgcttttcttcacgCAGCTCTAAAG GCGGCTAATGGAGACCTAATGGAAGCAGTCACCTTCCTGACAGAGGAGCACACTCAGGAGCCAGCCCAAGACATGCCTGCTGCCGAGCCGGCCGCTTGGGAAGGGAGCGCCGTGGGCAAACAGCTCCTGCAAA ATGTTACTACTGCACTTACCCCTAACAACAAAGATGACCTCCACGCAGGCGACGCCTTCAGACCCCTGGAGTTGCCAAAAGCTCAGGCTGAAGAAAGAGATGCTGCTGAAAG ACCACAGGAAGCACATTGTGCTGAAACAAAAAATCGCTCCAAGAGGAAACGCTGTGAAGTCTGGGGAGAGAACCCCAAGCAAAATGACTGGAGAAGAACGGGAGACTGGCCTGTTGGAATGAAGAATATTGGAAATACATGTTGGTTTAGTGCTGTCATACAG tCTCTGTTTCAGTTGTCAGAATTTCGGAGGCTGGTCCTTGGATACTCCCTCCCACAAAATGTGCTTGAAAGTTGCCGTAGTCACACT ggaaaaagaaatattgcattCATGCAAGAACTTCAGTGTCTGTTTGCTTTAATGCTGGGGACACGTCGTAAGTTTGTAGACCCTTCTGCAGCACTGGAACTCTTGAGGGATGCGTTTAGATCCACTGAAGAACAGCAG CAAGATGTGAGTGAATTTACACATAAACTACTGGACTGGCTGGAGGATGCATTCCAGCTTGCTGTGAATGTCAG GAGTCCGGGCAACAAATCTGAAAACCCAATGGTACAGCTTTTCTATGGGACTTTCTTGACTGAGGGTGTCCATGAGG GCAATACTTTTTCCAAGATTGAAACCTTTGGTCAGTATCCCCTTCAGGTAAATGGTTATCGAAACTTGAATGAGTGCTTGGAAGGAGCCATGGTGGAGGGAGAGATGGATGAGGCAACGGCAGCTCAGTCAGTGAAGTACGGACAGGAG CGCTGGTTTACAAAACTCCCACCAGTATTGACCTTTGAACTCTCCCGATTTGAGTTCAATCAGTCACTAGGACAACCAGAGAAAATTCACACCAAGCTAGAATTTCCCCAGACTATTTATATGGACAG GTACCTCCACTGCAGTAAAGAGCTTATTCAgatgaagagagaagaaatcaaGAGACTGAAGGAACAAATGGTGATTCTGCAGCAGAAACTGGAAAG GTATATGAAATACGGCTCTGGCCCAGCCCGCTTTCCACTGCCTGACATGCTCCAGTATGTTCTCGAATTCGTCACTACAAAGCCAGCTGCAGGTGTTTCTTCGGCTCAGGGCTCTCAGACAGCACTCCTGCAGGCCCAAGCTGAGCCTCACATTTTGGACGTGCCTTCACAGCCAAATGG CATACTAGAAAGGAAGAATACTAGGACCGAAGATGGAGCTTGCTTTTCAGCAAATTCTTCACCACAGCAAAAATTGAGTAGGCCACTCCAAGCTTCTGGTTCACCAGTGGAAAGGTCAGAACATCCAGCTCCTCACATGGTTTCTGAGGAAGAGCTGAAGCTTGTTAGGACGTGTCTGCAGCGATGGAGAAATGAGATCGAACAGGACGTGCAAG ATCTGAAGGAGTCTATCGCCAGAATCAACCGGTCCATTGAACAAATGTACTGTGACCCTCTCCTCCAACAG GTTCCCTACCATCTGCATGCAGTCTTGGTACACGAAGGACAAGCAAATTCTGGTCACTACTGGGCCTTCATATATGACCAGTCTCGAAAAAGCTGGCTCAAATACAATGACATCTCAGTGACAGAATCATCGTGGGAAGAATTGGAGAGAGATTCATTTGGAGGCTTGAAAAATGCCAGCGCCTACTGCCTGATGTACATAAGTGATAAGGTGTCCCACTTTGCAGCAG GTGAGGATGATGGCCCAGAGGTTGGACAGTTTCAGAGGGAGGTGGAAGCCTTGCCCCCAGAGCTGAGACACTACATCCAGGAGGACAACTGGCAACTcgagcaggaggcagaggagtgGGAAGAGGAGCAATCTTGCAAGATTCCTCAGATGGAGCCTTCACCTGCTTCTGAGTCGCAGGACCTCTCTTCCGAATCAGGACCAG ATCAGACTTCAGTCTGTGAGCAGAGCATGCGCTCTCTGTCCTCTGAACACGCCATGATTGCCAAGGAGCAGACTGCCAAGGCCATCGCAAACACCGCCGACGCCTATGAAAAGAACGGTGTCGAGGCAGCTCTCTGCGAG GCGTTCCATGAGGAGTACTCCCGGCTCTACCTGCTTGCCAAAGAGACCCCAACCCCTCAGAACGACGCCCGGTTGCAACATGTGCTCATTTACTTCCTGCAAAACAATGCTCCCCAGCAGGTGGTAGAACGTACCCTGCTTGAGCAGTTTGCGGACAAAAACCTCAGCTATGACGAAAG GTCAATTAGCATTATGAAGGTGGCACGAGCAAAGCTGAGAGAAATTGGACCTGATGATGTCGATATGGAGGAGTACAAG AGATGGCATGAAGACTACAGCCTTTTTCGCAAGGTGTCAGTTTACCTGCTGACAGGGTTGGAGCTGTACCAGAATAGAAA GTACCAGGAGTCACTCACCTACCTGGTCTATGCCTACCAAAGCAACACGAAGCTGCTGAGGAAAGGAGCCAGCAGAGGAGTGAGCGAATCACTGATTGGCTTGTACAGAAGGAAGTGTCTCCTG AAGCTGAACGAGGTGGCAGCATCGCTCTTCGTAAGTTGTGAAGAAGTTCATGTGGCCGAGGGCATTAGCATCCTGAATGAGCTGATCATCCCCTGCATGCACCTCATGAATAACTTTGAGATCTCCAAAGAGGACCTGGATGCTATCGAGGTCATGAGAAGCCGCTGGTGCTCCTATTTGGGACGAGAAGACATGGATG CAAAACTGCAGATGAAGCTGGGCGAATTGCTTCCCCGGCTCCTCGACGGCTCCACCGAGGTCATTGTGCTGAAAGAGCCCCCGAAGATCCGGCCCAACTCCCCCTACGACCTCTGCAGCCGGTTTGCAGCCGTGATGGAGTCCATTCACGGGGCCTCGACTGTGACTGTGAAGTAG